A region from the Papaver somniferum cultivar HN1 unplaced genomic scaffold, ASM357369v1 unplaced-scaffold_125, whole genome shotgun sequence genome encodes:
- the LOC113331123 gene encoding uncharacterized protein LOC113331123 → MLLKEKNKETDRHRPFLLLLLQSIWFSKPTQSITLMKLRKGKVLELSKDAGKMPLKKPPDAQGIGKEKLQYRDIKVMVAGTEMCFEYPGLAKEQTTIVVLMNKLKPNLRLFPNETVDVWWIKLSVSLEYTCIYIYILTVDFSSRLKL, encoded by the exons ATGTTactaaaggaaaaaaacaaagaaacagaTCGACATcgaccatttcttcttcttcttcttcaatcgatttGGTTCTCTAAACCGACGCAATCGATTACATTAATGAAGTTGAGAAAGGGAAAAGTGCTCGAGTTGAGTAAAGATGCAGGGAAGATGCCATTGAAGAAACCACCAGATGC GCAAGGTATTGGGAAGGAAAAGTTGCAGTATAGGGATATTAAGGTTATGGTTGCAGGAACTGAGATGTGTTTTGAGTACCCAGGTTTGGCAAAAGAACAAACAACTATTGTTGTGTTAATGAACAAGTTAAAGCCTAACTTAAGGTTGTTCCCTAATGAGACTGTGGATGTATGGTGGATAAAACTCTCTGTTTCACTTGAatatacatgtatatatatatatatattgacggtggattttagttcaaggctaaaattgtaa